The proteins below come from a single Spirochaetota bacterium genomic window:
- the glmM gene encoding phosphoglucosamine mutase, translating to MSSVLMKSVSGIRGIVGETVTPDLITGVASAFAKYCGFGTVVIGRDSRPTGAAIEKGLESALMLSGCNVVNIGIVPTPTVQVMVEHLHAAGGIVISASHNPIEWNAFKLVGKSGTFLTASEIDEFFKLMESPFAYKRWDGVGTVTGETGADDIHIGKVLSVVDSDRIGKKKFRVVLDSVNGAGSRITINLLKRLGCDVVPIHCEMNGLFPRGAEPVPENLAILSKKVVEEKADIGFAQDPDADRLAIVDDRGKPIGEESTIALVVEHLLAKKPGRVVINLSTTKTVDDIAASHGSPVARARVGEINVVEEMMRNGARIGGEGNGGVISPEVHLGRDSLVGISYVLEMMAERSMSISELVAKLPRYTMKKGSIKLAGKGVDPSILKRLEQEYSQQTISSIDGLRIEFTTSHEFAGGWVHLRPSNTEPIFRIISEGKDAAQAEAIYRHFEKLLK from the coding sequence ATGTCATCGGTATTAATGAAGAGCGTATCCGGGATCAGGGGCATAGTCGGGGAGACTGTTACGCCGGACCTTATCACAGGCGTAGCGTCTGCTTTCGCGAAATATTGCGGATTCGGCACTGTCGTAATCGGAAGGGACTCGAGGCCAACCGGCGCGGCCATAGAAAAGGGCCTCGAATCAGCCCTCATGCTGTCAGGATGCAATGTCGTGAACATCGGCATCGTCCCGACCCCCACCGTGCAGGTCATGGTGGAGCATCTCCATGCAGCCGGTGGAATCGTCATATCCGCGTCGCACAACCCCATAGAATGGAACGCCTTCAAGCTTGTGGGCAAATCGGGGACGTTCCTCACGGCTTCCGAAATAGACGAATTCTTTAAATTAATGGAATCTCCCTTTGCGTATAAGCGGTGGGACGGTGTTGGCACTGTCACGGGCGAAACCGGTGCGGATGATATACATATCGGCAAAGTGCTGTCAGTCGTGGACAGTGACAGGATAGGCAAAAAGAAATTCAGGGTCGTTCTCGATTCGGTAAACGGCGCCGGTTCCCGCATCACCATAAACCTGTTAAAGCGGCTGGGATGTGACGTGGTTCCGATCCACTGCGAAATGAACGGCCTTTTTCCCCGCGGGGCCGAGCCCGTGCCTGAAAATCTCGCGATCCTTTCCAAGAAGGTAGTCGAGGAGAAGGCCGATATCGGCTTTGCCCAGGACCCGGACGCTGACCGGCTGGCCATCGTCGATGACAGGGGAAAGCCCATAGGCGAGGAAAGCACCATCGCCCTTGTGGTGGAGCACCTGCTGGCAAAAAAGCCGGGGAGGGTGGTCATAAACCTTTCCACTACCAAGACGGTAGATGACATAGCGGCGTCCCACGGGTCGCCGGTGGCGCGGGCCAGGGTGGGCGAAATAAACGTCGTAGAAGAGATGATGCGCAACGGAGCCCGCATCGGCGGTGAGGGCAACGGCGGGGTCATTTCCCCGGAAGTTCATCTTGGCAGGGACAGCCTTGTCGGGATCAGCTATGTGCTGGAGATGATGGCGGAGCGGTCAATGTCGATTTCAGAGCTGGTCGCGAAGCTTCCGCGCTATACCATGAAAAAAGGGAGCATCAAGCTGGCAGGGAAGGGCGTCGATCCGTCCATACTGAAGCGCCTCGAACAGGAATATTCGCAGCAAACGATATCGAGTATCGACGGGCTCCGGATAGAGTTCACCACTTCCCACGAATTCGCCGGCGGCTGGGTACACCTCAGGCCATCCAATACCGAGCCGATATTCCGCATCATATCCGAAGGGAAGGATGCCGCCCAGGCGGAAGCGATTTACAGGCATTTTGAGAAATTGTTGAAATAA